aacacaacagttcattatgaaaggtctttatacaccactgataatatagttatgtattttctattgcatttctgtcaagagatcgttataaaagttacacactgcacctttaagaaacTCTtgagttttttatatataaaggtATTATTTGATGCTGTATCACCCAATGAACAGATAAAACAGCAAGATTGATGGACTGAAAACGAATTATCATATGTATGAGACTTTGAGAGAAATGTATGACACTCCGCCTTTTAGTTTCACTTCCCCATAAATGAAGTTCAGCTTCAGCTAACATCAAAAAAAGAGTTTGTTGGATCTTTAGTTTTCATGATTGTTGTTATTCTGAGTACTCACGATTATTACAACGTCATATTTAACAATCACCAGTAAAGCAGAAGATGGTTTTGCACAGGTATGGCATCATTTTCTTCACATTTTGAATGTTGCGCATTAGCTGATATATATTGAGTGATGTGAGACTTTCAGTCTTTATATCCTGTTACCTTCATCAAAGTCTTCATGACACACTTCTGTCTAAGTGTTATTTATAGATCAAGAGGAAGTATGCTGCTACTCCTTTCATAGGAATACAAAATAACCGTTTTGTAATTTTGCCGACATGTTCCAATAGTAATAGTAATAGTagttataaatgaataaatctagtgaataaaaataaaaaatgtaattatattgagATTGTCAGAAGCATGCAAACTTTTCCATATCCCAGAAAAGTTTTTGCTGGTTGTCCTTTATACATAAATGATTTCAAATCAGATATATTTGATCAAATGTAATCCCCCAAAATCTGATCTGAACGTTTTCAACTCtcaacacacaaaaaagagCGCTGCTTAAGTTAGTAAGAGAATCTAAATACTAATGTTAGATACAGAAGAGATCTGTTATTGTCATACATACTGAAGAGGAAGTTTCATTACAATATTAGTTTTATTGACATACTCTTTGTTTTTCACAACCCTTTGTTTTAAAGAGTtgtttaggttttttttttgttactaGGGGATGATGACCACCCAAAAGGGTTACATAAATAACTCCACTTGGGTCATAAGTGTCCTGAAGACATTTACTCATCGACTTTCTTCTTGTGGATATCGCTGTTGTTTCAGTTGTTAAACAATATTAAACGTAAACATCCTAAAACTGCTTAACCAACAGTTCAGAATAAGcagctaaataaatacaacacTTTTATTATATGCATTTGGGTTGAAGAAAAGACATTGGGGTTTCAATGCGAATCTCTTGCTGGCATCTCACATAGATAAACTGGACCGGATTGCTATGGAGGAGCGAGCAGAAGCGCCTGACACCAGCAAAACACTTTCTTCACAAGAAACATGTAATAATCCTCAGTTTCTTATGTGTCTATGGCATGTGTGTTGTTATTGTGTTAATGTCCCTTATTGTGTTACAGCTGAAGAGGCTGCTCGGGGTTTTAGCGCCTCCTGTCTGACAACAGCAGAACTGCAGCAGCACTGGAGGGCCGTGAAGCAGGAGTTCAGAAGCATTAAACTGCTGTTTGACATCCCATCAGCCCGAATAATCGATCAAACACTATCAAAATATGTGGTATGTAATAACATTTAACGATTCTCACATTTAAgaagttgttttaaaaacagttaaataCTTGAATAGTTAAAATTAAAGCCTATAAATGATTTACCTTAAAGGTCcactgcactctaaaaatgaatggtgttaaatagcactaaaagtgttTCACTGGCTCATACTCATataggaaccattttaagtaccatatagcacctatgtagaaccatattgcgCCCTATAGAACCTtaagtggtgctatatcaccccaTATGGTTCTTCGTAGGTGCTGTATAGGTGTTAGCATTAAAATGGTTCCTCGGGgtttgtgaattgcaaccaacggctccacagctcacccctccctttcgaaacacatagagaagctactgtCTATGTCCTTTAAAGTGAAacattacatttctgtcaacCAGGTGTACCAGATCGTGGTAATCCGATCTGGTAGTTACGACTGTGAACGTGTAGCTATTGAGAGGCGTTACTCAGACTTCCTTCACCTTCATCAGGAGCTCCTTCTTGACTTCAGTGAAGAGATGGAAGACATTGCGATGCCCAGGAAGAAAATGACGGGAAACTTCTCAGAGGACAATATCTCAGAGAGACGTGTAGCCCTTAGAGACTATCTCACTCAGCTCTACTCTCTCAGATATGTCCGTCGTTCGCAAGCTTTCCAGGCGTTTTTCACTCATCAGGAACTTAAAGACGCGTACGACCAGCTGCGTGGAGGCCGATTTTCCCAGGCACTCGAGATCCTCCAGAAGGTGTCAGTGTTACAGGAGAAACTGTCTTTTCATGACGCCACTTTAGTGATACCAACCTTGTGTGCCATACTGGTGTGTCAGAGGGATCTAGAGGACTTCAGTAGTGCATTTGAAACAGGCAGAAGGGCTCTTCCGACAGTGAGGCGCTATGAGCTTCGACGCTATCACGGACCCCTCTTGGAGGCTCTCGTTGATTTGGGCTACAGCCTTGGACTACCAGTGGCCCAGTTACAGGAAGAGCTGACCAGACTAAGAGACTCACCTCATGCTCGTGTATCACAGATAACCCTGAAAGAACTGGTGGTGCAAGAGTTTGTGTAAGAAGCGTACATGTGTTTTAGCAGAGGTAAAATGTAGGCCGGGGCTTTCATTTAGGGTCAAGgaattcatgttttaaacagGTTAATATAGAGATCATTATTTGCCACAGTTTTGGTCAAAACTATAATTGTTTATTACATTCAAATGTTAATGTGTAAGCCATTTTTATATGTGCTCTGTTTGTGGTCAACAGAAGAAATATTACAGAAACATGAGCCAAGACAAAATGACATTAAATCTGAATAAACCATCAAATGAAGACCATACATGCCATACACATTTATTTCAAGCAGACATCAGAAAACAATTCTAAATAATTTATCTAAATAGATATAAAAagttactgtgcgttcacaccagatgcgaatAAAAAAATCACGCTATTCACACGTAGTTCATACACACGCTTCATTTGCACGTGAAATTCAGACACAAATTTGTTCAATTTGCCGTCTTTACCAGATTGTCCTacctcctcactcactttcttcctAGCAAGatcttttttattcttttttctatAAAAGTATGAAGATGTATCATACAACTCCGGGTGTCCACATACAGGGACGATGATTTTGACCTTCATTGTTGTTTCGTATTTCTGCCGCTGCTCACTACATCATCACGTCAATACAagagcaaggtcctgattggttaacgcagcacAAATATCCGCCAAAGTGCAGATTTTTTCAACTCAACGATTTGCGTCAAACTCCCATAAAGCCTCATTCGCACAAATCGCGCCATTTGCGCGGCAGGATGTCTTCGTCTGTAAATCATTAatgtaaatcactcacgcttaATGCTTTATTCGCGTCTGCTGTTAACGCACTCAttagttccagtccttgattttaatttacaataaaacacaGCTACTGTATAGCCGCAGCACCCAATGCTTTCTGTCATTGTGCAGCCCTTTAGCAATGTAAACATATGTTTACAGTcagtcagggactattttttctagAGTAAGAAAAGCTTTTTTACTTCGTGGAAGTTGCGTTGGAACTTTTTTGCTTAAACATTGTGTGGTAACTGTTTAATAAAAGCAATTGGTACTCAATGGATTGCATTGACGTTGTGATGTGCCTAACAACGTCCTTTCAGACGTGGCTTATTtacgatacagcacagcctctcaaACCTTTTTTGCTTACATAAAGCACATATTTGTTAcaaatttttaattttacttatTTGTCTGTTAGCCtactgtattttaatattttaaagcaacactatgtagtttttttacctttaaataatgtctctaaaattatttcagtgatagaacaacttttaactggacaaattgtactgttgctgcaacctgagcagcctcctagctgctacaagcacactctgaaagtggcggtggagggtagagcacacagccccgcccctccccctgcctgcagtctGATACCAGTCACTgctgcgcttttcaaccacatgggggagctgtaagtcatttttacatggaaactacatagtgttgctttaaggaaaATATTAAATGATTAGGTTGAATGATTTAGCTAATTTAAGTGTATGAACCATAAACCAAAAAATATGGACTTAGTGTCCGTGATGTCACCcgtaggtttgtgaagagcttttttaaaGCCAATAGTTGACAAGGCCTGCCATTGCCATTttgggacgtgggtgaagctgaggtggctggttgctgacaCCACACCCGCCTAGCACAACGGTAGTGACAACAGTGGCGcttcaaccgtcactcaagtggccacgcccttaattttgcagaactttaaggttatatataatttaaacggatgagttacaaaaaaattcaacacCCTCATTGTTATAATGAAGGGCAatattagctatatagaccaaaaacactttttgtaccaggctgtaaatatattattttctactgtaaagttggccattttaacatgggggtctatgggaactGACTTCTTTTGGAGCCATCCTCTAGTGGATGAATTGAAGTCATTTCCGTGTTGgattcatcagagagatcgtaAGGTTGCCCTTTGTATGAATAtatcaatgattgaaattatAAAAGCAACAGATATTTGCTGTGCTGCACATGTGCATATTTACAATTCATTCAGACTAACTCCCCTGCTAAAAAACCCAATagacaccatcacagaaattccattggttttattgggtattttattggttctaatggaatatggcccaaaacacactacagtgtagtggttttaatggtaaaagctaatggttcctattggtattttaatagaaaccattagaattttctgtaatggttttattgtttttctcaGCAGGGTGCTTACAAGAACGTTATGTCATCATTCACTCATCCTCATGTTActataaacctgtatgagttcctttattctgttgaacaaaaaagaagatatttgaatatttgacttccacagtatttgtttttcatacaatggaagtcaatgggtacgtggtcaccatcatttttatcttgtgtcatttttattttgtgttcaacagaataaagtcTGActaatacaggtttagaacaacccGAGgggaataaatgatgacagcattttcatttttgggtaaactatcacTTTACCTGCCTTTGCGTAGGATACTTTAAATATATTACATTATGGATGTTTATTAACCAAGGCACAATTATTAAACActaaaataaaccacaaaaaaaaCCGTCTGTGTCTAACTATTGACTTTATGAGAAATGTAACCGTTGCTTTTGAACCCAGAAAACCTCTCCCCACTTTAGCTCAGTCTTGCTCTTGCCCTTCCTAACATGGCGGCGCCGTTAACCCATCGCAGTCAGCAACAAGCCGAagtagtgatggtcgttttcgaagcgCTGCTTCATGGGgccatgaggcttcgaaacatttacgaatcttttgtttcgaatcagtggttcggagcttgtttcaaactggcccaagtcacgtgatttagcaaacgaggcttcattacgtcataactgcttcgaaacgtttcgaaaatccgatggttcaccactagggggagttcatcacatgaccagtgtctaatatgtttaggtgaactcgggtcagttttattatgaaagttcataaaacatttatccttctgactaataacactgccattttgtctactttttgtttatagacagatttaatgacaaatttgcataattaaaagggtagttagttttaatgatttgtttgccctaaataaaactaaaaacacataatagacTTTTAACgatgtcttaattaagttaaatcattttttaacatattttaatacaaatcttgctattattttgttttaaaaaaaagtgtaaaatgttcggacatatctgcttttacactattttaaccagcaggggtcgccagcgtgtgtggtgtttcgaactgcttcgaaaaactgaatcaattttcgaagcaattggttcaattgattcgaagctttgAAAAGCGTaatttctcccatcactaagCCGAAGCAATCAATGCGGCCTCTATCGGTGTTTATGGTGCGATTGATCGAGCCTGAACCCGTCCGCACAGCGCATGCGCACATCTCACGCGTCCTCGCCGCGCATGCGCATATCTCACATGTTCGAGTATTTATTTGAACCAAAATGCTGTATGAAAACATGCTGCTCAGGAGTAACACAGTTTAAATTATCGAAACGCAACTGTCGGCAGTTTATTTTAGTTCATTTATAGTACGAAGTTTACTTTATCAGCAGTCAGAAATGGCAAACGACAATTCAACAAAACTATCGAAAAATCTCCTGCGAATGAAGGTATGTTTGAACTTCCTATGAGAACAAGTCGGATTGTTACCCTGCTGATATATGAGCTACATGCTGTGCATTGTGTTAAATGTCAGTCAGTGTGATGAAGTGAATTAAAggtgatttatttattgtgtttcTGTAGTTCATGCAGAGAGGTCTGGACGCGGATGCGAGGAAACAGTTGGATGAAGAGGAGAAGAGGATCATTAGTGATGAACATTGGTTCCTTGATCTGCCCGAGCTTAAAGCCAAAGAGTGAGACCTGACTGATAATATTATGATCCTAATATGTGACCcaaacattgaaaaaacatttaaaaatgcattccACTAGACATATTGGTTTTGAATGTGGTGAGAgttaatataataaaacaatTGTATGTATATTGTGCATTAACCTTTTTGTGGATTTTAGTGTATGTATAAAAATCAGTTTCTCTCAAGTTAACAcagtttgttttgtgtttttctaGAAACTACATCATCGAGGAGAGAAGTTATGTTCCCTGTGAGGATTTAGTTTATGGCAGAATGTCATTCAAAGGCTTTAATCCTGAAGTTGAGGTATAAAGTTGCCTTAATACGTAAAATTGGGTTACATCGCTTTCCATGTCCTCGTCTATTTGAAGTTATTACTGATCATTAATATTGACCTTTTAATGCTTGTTAGCGATTGAtggttctgatgaacacaccCAGAGATGAAGATGTGGACAATGTTGAGGATGGAGGTATAAACAAAATGGCCACAGATATAACAGATGAAGAGATGGCTAGAAGGTAAGAAAGAAAGTGTTGTTAACATTGAGTAGATTTAATTATAGAATGAAACTGACTTTATTTTCTTCAGATATGAAAGTCTGGTTGGGAGCATGAGGAACAAGTTCACCAAGAAACGAGATCGCTCGGCAATAATGGAGAAAGAAGAGGACGTCAACTGTAATGTTGTTGCTTGTAAACCAAAAAAAGCATTCCTAAAGCCCCAGGACTGaaatattttacacacacaGTGGAGTCAGGTttactttaaataatttattttaacttttttagatgttttctttaaatatgtttaGTGTGAAATACAGCGGCGATGTTAAAAGACAGGGTTTTTAAATGAAAGCTACATAGTACATGCCAAAATAGTACGTCCTTAAAAATGTTGATAGCACATGTATTAAATATACcatctgaagaaaaaaaaaacaaggccTGGGTTTGAAGATCTGTTCTTTCAAGCATATTTACACTGTTCAAATGTGCTACTGGTACTCATGTGTATTGTAACCTGTTGTGATGTGCAAGGTTAGATTTGTCTTGTACACTaccttgttatttttttttaggagGGGTTTGTctccttaaaaatgaaaattctgtcatttactcaccctcatgttgttttaatgcTTGATGggtttctttattcttttgaaCGCAAaggtattttgataaatggatAAGCACACCGTTGATGGTGTGACTTACATGGTAAGAAAAACTTTATGGAAGTCAAAATCCCTTTTGTTTTTGTTCAACAGAGTAAAGAAATGTGTAAATTGTGGCAATAttcattttggggtaaactatccctttaaatgcttCCATAGCAGTTGAGTGGGGaggtaaaataacaaaaaccgtgaccctgcctgtgaaaaccctgCTAAAGCCATTTTCTGGTCATTTTATtctttttacataaaataatttaatacaatgtatagaaaaatattacatttatatctttaatattgactggaTAAGGCTATGTCAAAGATTTGAAAATCATGTTTTTGAGAAATTCTGAAGCTAATATTTAATGCAACATCACAATTAAACCACGACTTGCCTATCTGTGTGTCATATATCACTGAAAACactttttaagacatttaaaaggTTAGCCGTGcggttattgaaaaataatcaacacccatggaacatttctcaacctatcagaacaaagcattcaacagccccatggtataaatataaaagaaataatttCAAGATTTTcatgttataaataaaaacttaaaggtgccaaagaatgcattgagaTAATCTGTTAAGTGctttgatatctacatagaaggtttgtggctttattaagtgcaattTAAATTCAGAGAcggttttacatttttttttatcaatttgaaagggtcatgaataataatgttgagctctgctctgattggctgtttcacagagcagctcaTTTATgtagctgtgtgtgtgtaaacagatcttgtTTAAGCCTTTATCAGATAGTGATGGGAGAAGCAAAGCTTTTTGAGGctttgaaccaattgcttcgtaaattgattcagttttttgtagcgttcgaaacaccatacacgctggcgacacctgctggtcaaaatagtgtaaaagcagcaagatctgtccaaacaatttacactttttacaaaataatagcaagattgttctgaaaatatgtttttaagaaaaataaattcttttatttaattaagacataattaaaagtgtattctgtgtatttagatttatttatggcaaacaaatcattaaaacaaacttcctttttaattatgcacatttttgtcattaaatttgtctataaacaaaaagtagacaaaatggtagtgttattagtcagaaggatgaatgttttataaactttTACAATAAAACTTAACCGAGTTCATCTACACTGCTCAtcgtgatcaactccccctagtggtgaatcgtcggattttcgaaacagttgtgacgtaatgaagcctcgtttgctgaaatcacgtga
The DNA window shown above is from Paramisgurnus dabryanus chromosome 23, PD_genome_1.1, whole genome shotgun sequence and carries:
- the snx20 gene encoding sorting nexin-20; translation: MEERAEAPDTSKTLSSQETSEEAARGFSASCLTTAELQQHWRAVKQEFRSIKLLFDIPSARIIDQTLSKYVVYQIVVIRSGSYDCERVAIERRYSDFLHLHQELLLDFSEEMEDIAMPRKKMTGNFSEDNISERRVALRDYLTQLYSLRYVRRSQAFQAFFTHQELKDAYDQLRGGRFSQALEILQKVSVLQEKLSFHDATLVIPTLCAILVCQRDLEDFSSAFETGRRALPTVRRYELRRYHGPLLEALVDLGYSLGLPVAQLQEELTRLRDSPHARVSQITLKELVVQEFV
- the mphosph6 gene encoding M-phase phosphoprotein 6, with the protein product MANDNSTKLSKNLLRMKFMQRGLDADARKQLDEEEKRIISDEHWFLDLPELKAKENYIIEERSYVPCEDLVYGRMSFKGFNPEVERLMVLMNTPRDEDVDNVEDGGINKMATDITDEEMARRYESLVGSMRNKFTKKRDRSAIMEKEEDVNCNVVACKPKKAFLKPQD